The following proteins come from a genomic window of Corallococcus sp. NCRR:
- a CDS encoding isoprenylcysteine carboxyl methyltransferase family protein: MVTGTQALFAGFMGLLVAERLLELVLSKRNAARAFERGGVETGQGHYRFMVVFHTLFLVACVAEVFGLQRPFWGAWSWAALAGAAVAQGLRYWAIGTLGDRWNSRIIVVPGLAPVTGGPYRFLRHPNYVAVVLELFCVPLIHGAWVTAVVFTVGNAALLYVRIRAEEAALGAMYSEAFAHRPRFIPEVRRG, from the coding sequence ATGGTGACCGGCACCCAGGCGTTGTTCGCGGGCTTCATGGGGCTGCTCGTCGCGGAGCGGCTGTTGGAGCTGGTGCTCTCCAAGCGCAACGCGGCGAGGGCCTTCGAGCGGGGCGGGGTGGAGACGGGGCAGGGGCACTACCGGTTCATGGTCGTGTTCCACACGCTGTTCCTCGTCGCGTGCGTCGCGGAGGTGTTCGGCCTCCAGCGGCCCTTCTGGGGCGCGTGGAGCTGGGCGGCGCTGGCGGGCGCGGCGGTGGCGCAGGGCTTGAGGTACTGGGCCATCGGGACGCTGGGCGATCGGTGGAACTCGCGCATCATCGTGGTGCCGGGGCTGGCGCCGGTGACGGGCGGGCCGTACCGGTTCCTGCGGCATCCGAACTACGTGGCGGTGGTGTTGGAGCTGTTCTGCGTGCCGCTCATCCACGGAGCGTGGGTGACGGCGGTCGTGTTCACGGTGGGCAACGCGGCGCTGCTCTATGTGCGCATCCGCGCGGAGGAGGCGGCGCTCGGGGCGATGTACTCCGAGGCCTTCGCCCACCGCCCCCGCTTCATTCCGGAGGTTCGCCGTGGCTGA
- a CDS encoding pilus assembly protein, with translation MVRRMRRDERGQALVLGAVCMLVVAVAVMSSVSIGHGVYEKMKLQDAADAQAYTLAVKEARAYNFLAYTNRAMIVHYNAMLTVMSYVSHAVYLDRTIGAAAKFLKLLPGIGPVFAAISAMIKAWVKTVEKIVPTLVNVLTQLNIALWIAQEGMLSATLHDLYSDAARDKSIHATDPRAEVEYSMARNASYRDIPLPALYSDIGTINHSNAKNFLHVLDDGPRSSSPTMGPDPTGMQTRGRLLNRNRNRLSDPDMAKYRLLMGSMANAVRRDWTATGEGPVLIGREWNLRLCLIVGELRVQKTADSQIKSFSEQFEGNRNDQLFAADDIKMEVRPGCGLGFLGWSTVFELHFRVAADARNGFHQEYGNQKVSAHHPWQGITPFVTSDTSFVDPWHNHFGYPCNMVVLSKDMGAERSGGGDGGQKEVFQLDNLSRSHFMRKQGTGRFNSGTAESNGTTNLEAGIQESVLDMTWKYVGGKQDAFAQDFRTYSGGMMAMSVGRAIYHRPGEWKEEPNFFNPVWTARLAPVQTHWDEENLGWLIPSYRDAKWLFNGVTY, from the coding sequence ATGGTCAGGCGGATGCGCCGGGACGAACGGGGACAGGCACTGGTGCTGGGGGCCGTGTGCATGCTGGTGGTGGCGGTGGCGGTGATGTCCTCCGTCAGCATCGGGCACGGCGTGTATGAGAAGATGAAGCTCCAGGACGCGGCGGACGCGCAGGCGTACACGCTCGCGGTGAAGGAGGCCCGCGCGTACAACTTCCTGGCCTACACCAACCGCGCGATGATCGTTCATTACAACGCCATGCTCACGGTGATGTCCTACGTGAGCCACGCGGTGTACCTGGACCGGACCATCGGGGCCGCGGCGAAGTTCCTGAAGCTCCTCCCAGGCATCGGGCCGGTCTTCGCGGCCATCTCCGCGATGATCAAGGCCTGGGTGAAGACGGTGGAGAAGATCGTCCCGACCCTGGTGAATGTCCTCACCCAGCTGAACATCGCCCTCTGGATTGCCCAGGAGGGCATGCTGTCCGCCACGCTGCATGACCTCTACAGCGACGCGGCCCGCGACAAGAGCATCCACGCGACGGACCCGCGGGCGGAGGTGGAGTACTCCATGGCCCGCAATGCCAGCTACCGGGACATTCCGCTGCCCGCGCTGTACTCGGACATCGGCACCATCAACCACTCCAACGCCAAGAACTTCCTCCACGTGCTGGACGACGGTCCGCGCAGCAGCAGCCCCACCATGGGACCGGACCCCACGGGCATGCAGACGCGAGGGAGGCTGCTCAATCGCAACCGCAACCGGCTGTCCGACCCGGACATGGCCAAGTACCGCCTGCTCATGGGCAGCATGGCCAACGCGGTGCGCAGGGACTGGACCGCCACCGGCGAGGGCCCGGTGCTCATCGGGCGCGAGTGGAACCTGCGGCTGTGCCTCATCGTGGGAGAGCTGCGCGTCCAGAAGACCGCCGACAGTCAGATCAAGAGCTTCTCCGAGCAGTTCGAGGGCAACCGCAACGATCAGCTCTTCGCGGCGGATGACATCAAGATGGAGGTGCGCCCCGGCTGCGGCCTGGGCTTCCTCGGATGGTCCACCGTCTTCGAGCTGCACTTCCGAGTCGCGGCGGACGCGCGCAATGGCTTTCATCAGGAGTATGGCAACCAGAAGGTGTCCGCCCACCATCCGTGGCAGGGCATCACGCCGTTCGTCACCTCCGACACCAGCTTCGTCGACCCCTGGCACAACCACTTCGGCTACCCCTGCAACATGGTGGTGCTGAGCAAGGACATGGGCGCGGAGCGCAGCGGTGGCGGGGACGGGGGCCAGAAGGAGGTCTTCCAACTGGACAACCTCAGCCGGAGCCACTTCATGCGCAAGCAGGGGACCGGCCGCTTCAACTCCGGCACCGCCGAGTCGAATGGCACGACGAACCTGGAGGCGGGCATCCAGGAGTCCGTGCTGGACATGACCTGGAAGTACGTCGGGGGGAAGCAGGATGCCTTCGCCCAGGACTTCCGGACGTACTCCGGCGGAATGATGGCCATGTCCGTGGGACGCGCCATCTACCACCGGCCGGGTGAATGGAAGGAGGAGCCCAACTTCTTCAACCCCGTCTGGACCGCGCGCCTGGCGCCCGTGCAGACCCACTGGGACGAGGAGAACCTGGGGTGGCTGATTCCCTCCTACCGGGACGCGAAATGGCTCTTCAACGGCGTGACGTACTGA
- a CDS encoding NAD(P)/FAD-dependent oxidoreductase, whose translation MKQHDVVVVGGGPAGLAVAITAARRGLDTVVVERASTPVDKACGEGLMPSGLAALERLGALAHLDRSDSSPFVGIRYVQEDGSTAEGLLPAPGGLGVRRLALSNALATRAREVGVDLREHTHVVSHLRTPDGVTLETPVGRVSARFLVAADGLNSPLRKAEGLDVEQDMPRRYGLRRHFRRVPWTPYVEVHFASGVEAYVTPAGAERVGIAFLWEDGTVPGRVGFDAMLERFPRLAEQLSGAEPDSQPRGAGPLARVARTRIADRFALVGDAAGYVDAVTGEGLTLAFACAESLGALLPDALAKGAGRDTLLPYERTFQQVFRKYAWTTHGLLMLARRPRLRRPVVRLLGRAPWLFERILAAVVS comes from the coding sequence GTGAAACAGCATGACGTGGTCGTGGTGGGCGGAGGCCCTGCCGGGCTCGCGGTGGCCATCACGGCGGCCCGGCGTGGGCTGGACACGGTGGTGGTGGAGCGTGCATCCACGCCCGTGGACAAGGCGTGTGGTGAAGGCCTGATGCCCTCTGGCCTCGCGGCGCTGGAGCGGCTGGGTGCGCTCGCGCACCTGGACCGAAGTGACAGCTCGCCCTTCGTGGGCATCCGCTATGTGCAGGAGGACGGGAGCACGGCGGAGGGATTGCTGCCCGCGCCCGGTGGGCTGGGAGTCCGCAGGCTGGCCTTGTCGAATGCACTGGCGACCCGCGCGCGCGAAGTCGGCGTGGACCTGCGCGAGCACACGCACGTCGTGTCGCACCTGCGCACGCCGGACGGCGTGACGCTGGAGACACCCGTGGGCCGCGTGTCCGCGCGCTTCCTCGTCGCGGCGGACGGCTTGAACTCACCGCTGCGCAAGGCCGAGGGCCTGGACGTCGAGCAGGACATGCCCCGGCGCTACGGACTGCGTCGCCACTTCCGGCGCGTCCCCTGGACCCCCTACGTGGAGGTGCACTTCGCCTCCGGCGTCGAGGCCTACGTGACGCCCGCCGGAGCGGAGCGCGTGGGCATCGCGTTCCTCTGGGAGGACGGTACGGTGCCGGGCCGCGTGGGCTTCGACGCGATGCTGGAGCGCTTCCCCCGACTGGCGGAACAGCTCTCCGGCGCGGAGCCGGACTCCCAGCCTCGCGGTGCCGGCCCCCTGGCTCGAGTGGCCCGCACGCGCATCGCGGATCGCTTCGCCCTCGTCGGTGATGCCGCCGGCTACGTGGACGCGGTGACCGGTGAAGGACTCACGCTCGCCTTCGCCTGCGCGGAGTCTCTGGGCGCGCTGCTCCCGGACGCACTGGCGAAGGGCGCGGGCCGCGACACGCTGCTGCCCTACGAGCGCACCTTCCAGCAGGTGTTCCGCAAGTACGCCTGGACCACGCACGGCCTGCTGATGCTCGCGCGCCGCCCGCGCCTTCGCAGGCCCGTGGTGCGCCTCCTGGGCCGCGCGCCCTGGCTCTTCGAGCGCATCCTCGCCGCCGTGGTGAGCTGA
- a CDS encoding fatty acyl-AMP ligase: MKGPPLPALKHATVNAMLKATSHTSLGLVFVDASEHETSLPWAQVYRRAKRAAAGLARLGVRPGDRVALLLPTSPAFMDAYFGALLAGAVPVPLYPPVRLGRLDEYHRSTARMLQLTGAVVVLTDTRVRLLLGPSMALARPRLGCHTVDAVLHGDEDLEVEVSPDALGLIQFSSGSTVEPKPVALTHGALVAQVAALEAAMPVAPGVTPVGVSWLPLYHDMGLIGCVLAALYYPGSLVLIPPETFLVKPALWLRALSRHRGFVSPAPNFAYGLCLKRVKDADLQGVDLSGWLHALNGAEPVSADTLRRFAERFEKWGFSARALRPVYGLSEASLAVTFPPAGRGPRELGVDADVLAREGQARDGARTLVSVGAPVAGFEVQVRGEDGAVLPERRVGRVFAKGPSVMRGYFEDAEATSRALVGEGWLDTGDLGFSADGELYLTGRAKDLVIIRGANHAPQAFEDPLLKVDGVRTGCAVALGFTPEGGQDEALLILAERAERGADVASVEADIRAAVVEATGVQPHTVRLLEPGTLPRTSSGKLRRSEALRRYLAGELTAPKKVGAVGLAVEMAKSALAMVRAEHDS, encoded by the coding sequence GTGAAGGGGCCGCCCCTGCCGGCGCTGAAGCACGCCACGGTGAACGCGATGCTGAAGGCGACGTCGCACACGTCGCTGGGGCTGGTGTTCGTGGACGCCTCCGAGCACGAGACATCCCTGCCGTGGGCGCAGGTCTACCGGCGGGCGAAGCGCGCGGCGGCGGGGCTGGCACGGCTGGGCGTGCGTCCGGGGGACCGGGTGGCGCTGCTGTTGCCCACGTCCCCCGCGTTCATGGATGCGTACTTCGGCGCGCTGCTGGCGGGCGCGGTGCCGGTGCCGCTGTATCCGCCGGTGCGGCTGGGGCGGTTGGACGAGTACCACCGCTCGACGGCGCGCATGCTCCAGTTGACGGGCGCGGTGGTGGTGCTGACGGACACGCGCGTGCGGCTGCTGCTGGGCCCGAGCATGGCGCTGGCCCGGCCGAGGCTGGGCTGTCACACGGTGGACGCGGTGCTGCACGGCGACGAGGACCTGGAGGTGGAGGTGTCCCCCGATGCGCTGGGGCTCATCCAGTTCTCCTCCGGTTCCACGGTGGAGCCGAAGCCGGTGGCGCTGACGCACGGGGCGCTGGTGGCGCAGGTGGCGGCGCTGGAGGCGGCGATGCCGGTGGCGCCGGGCGTGACGCCGGTGGGCGTGAGCTGGCTGCCGCTGTACCACGACATGGGGCTCATCGGCTGTGTGCTCGCGGCGCTGTACTACCCGGGCAGCCTGGTGCTGATCCCGCCGGAGACGTTCCTGGTGAAGCCGGCGCTGTGGCTGCGCGCGCTGTCACGGCACCGGGGCTTCGTGTCGCCCGCGCCGAACTTCGCCTATGGGTTGTGTTTGAAGCGGGTGAAGGACGCGGACCTGCAGGGCGTGGACCTGTCCGGGTGGCTGCACGCGCTCAATGGCGCGGAGCCGGTGTCCGCGGACACGCTGCGCCGCTTCGCGGAGCGGTTCGAGAAGTGGGGCTTCTCCGCGCGGGCGCTGCGGCCGGTGTATGGCTTGTCGGAGGCGTCGCTGGCGGTGACGTTCCCGCCGGCGGGCCGGGGGCCGCGCGAGCTGGGCGTGGATGCGGACGTGCTGGCGCGCGAGGGGCAGGCGCGTGACGGGGCACGCACGCTGGTGAGCGTGGGCGCGCCGGTGGCGGGCTTCGAGGTGCAGGTGCGAGGCGAGGACGGCGCGGTGTTGCCGGAGCGCCGGGTGGGGCGCGTGTTCGCGAAGGGGCCGTCGGTGATGCGCGGTTACTTCGAGGACGCGGAGGCGACGTCGCGGGCGCTGGTGGGCGAGGGCTGGCTGGACACGGGAGACCTGGGCTTCAGCGCGGACGGGGAGCTGTACCTGACGGGCCGCGCGAAGGACCTGGTCATCATTCGAGGCGCGAACCACGCGCCGCAGGCCTTCGAGGATCCGCTGCTCAAGGTGGACGGAGTGCGCACGGGCTGCGCGGTGGCGCTGGGCTTCACGCCCGAGGGTGGCCAGGACGAAGCGTTGCTCATCCTGGCCGAGCGCGCGGAGCGGGGCGCGGACGTGGCGTCGGTGGAGGCGGACATCCGCGCCGCGGTGGTGGAGGCGACGGGCGTGCAGCCGCACACGGTGAGGCTGCTGGAGCCGGGGACGCTGCCGCGCACGTCCAGCGGCAAGCTGCGAAGAAGCGAAGCGCTGCGGCGCTACCTGGCCGGAGAGCTGACGGCGCCGAAGAAGGTGGGCGCGGTGGGGCTCGCGGTGGAGATGGCGAAGAGCGCACTGGCGATGGTGCGCGCGGAGCACGACTCGTGA
- a CDS encoding FAD-dependent monooxygenase, with protein MKMVCVGGGPAGLYFSILAKLSNPRHDITVVERNPAGVTYGWGVVFWDDLLDDLYRNDPVSAQRIAQAAARWDTQEVHLRGHHATHIGGYGFALGRDRLLEILIRRARGLGVDVRFEHDVTDLSGFMDADLVVACDGVNSRLRQRHAHHFQTHVEEGRNKYIWLGTNKVFDAFTFAFEETPAGWLWFHGYRFNSETSTCIVECQEATWKALGFDTLGPEETLRKLEGIFQSRLQGKSLFNQLKGMGRAPWLNFKRITNERWYHDNLVLMGDSAHTTHFSIGSGTKLAMQDAIGLARQLRTQPDVPTALEAYDEERRAALLAIQLAARSSSEWFENVPSYVNQDATQFAYSLLNRRGSSVWSYLLLMASQQPSLQGMLRKLHYSKQWVREQRRGRGAVALSLPPPG; from the coding sequence ATGAAGATGGTCTGTGTTGGCGGAGGCCCTGCCGGGCTCTATTTCTCGATCCTGGCGAAGCTGTCCAACCCGAGGCACGACATCACCGTCGTCGAGCGCAACCCCGCGGGCGTGACGTATGGCTGGGGCGTCGTGTTCTGGGATGACCTGCTGGACGACCTCTACCGGAACGACCCGGTGAGCGCGCAGCGCATTGCCCAGGCCGCGGCGCGCTGGGACACGCAGGAGGTGCACCTGCGGGGCCATCACGCGACGCACATCGGCGGTTATGGCTTCGCGCTGGGACGCGACCGGCTGCTCGAAATCCTCATCCGGCGGGCGCGGGGGCTGGGCGTGGACGTGCGCTTCGAGCACGACGTCACGGACCTCTCCGGGTTCATGGACGCGGACCTCGTCGTCGCCTGCGACGGCGTCAACAGCCGGCTGCGCCAGCGCCACGCCCATCACTTCCAGACGCACGTGGAGGAGGGCCGCAACAAGTACATCTGGCTGGGCACCAACAAGGTGTTCGACGCCTTCACCTTCGCCTTCGAGGAGACGCCCGCCGGCTGGCTCTGGTTCCACGGCTACCGTTTCAACAGTGAGACCAGCACCTGCATCGTGGAGTGCCAGGAGGCGACCTGGAAGGCCTTGGGCTTCGACACGCTGGGACCGGAGGAGACGCTTCGCAAGCTGGAGGGCATCTTCCAGAGCCGGCTCCAGGGCAAATCGCTGTTCAACCAGTTGAAGGGCATGGGCCGGGCGCCGTGGCTCAACTTCAAGCGCATCACCAACGAGCGCTGGTACCACGACAACCTGGTGCTCATGGGCGACTCCGCGCACACCACGCACTTCTCCATTGGCTCCGGGACGAAGCTGGCCATGCAGGACGCCATCGGGCTGGCGCGGCAGCTGCGAACACAGCCGGACGTGCCCACAGCGCTGGAGGCGTATGACGAGGAGCGGCGCGCCGCCCTGCTGGCCATCCAGTTGGCGGCGCGCAGCAGCTCCGAGTGGTTCGAGAACGTCCCTAGCTATGTGAACCAGGACGCGACCCAGTTCGCCTACTCGCTGTTGAACCGCCGGGGCAGCTCCGTGTGGAGCTACCTGCTGCTCATGGCCAGCCAGCAGCCCTCGCTGCAGGGGATGCTGCGCAAGCTCCACTACTCCAAGCAGTGGGTCCGCGAGCAGCGCCGGGGCCGCGGCGCGGTGGCGCTGAGCCTCCCGCCTCCGGGTTAG
- a CDS encoding SDR family NAD(P)-dependent oxidoreductase, producing MRIELTGRIALVTGSTAGIGLATAKGLAAAGATVIVNGRKQASVDKAIAAVREAAPGATAKGFAGDLGTAEACKALVAAHPHCDILINNLGIFGPKDFFDVTDEDWSHFFEANVLSGVRLSRAYLPGMRKQGWGRVVFVSSESALNIPTEMIHYGVTKTAQLAVARGLAKRMAGTGVTVNSVLPGPTLSEGVRGMFREEHEKSGRSFEDLAVDFIQASRPSSILRRPSSVEEVANMIVYVASPQASATTGAALRVDGGVVDSIA from the coding sequence ATGCGCATCGAACTCACTGGAAGGATTGCCCTCGTCACCGGCTCCACGGCAGGCATCGGCCTGGCCACGGCGAAGGGGCTGGCGGCGGCGGGCGCCACGGTCATCGTCAACGGCCGCAAGCAGGCGTCGGTGGACAAGGCCATCGCGGCGGTGCGCGAGGCGGCCCCGGGTGCCACGGCGAAGGGCTTCGCGGGCGACCTGGGGACGGCGGAGGCCTGCAAGGCGCTCGTCGCGGCGCACCCCCACTGCGACATCCTCATCAACAACCTGGGCATCTTCGGGCCCAAGGACTTCTTCGACGTGACGGACGAGGACTGGAGCCACTTCTTCGAGGCGAACGTGCTGTCCGGCGTGCGGCTGTCGCGCGCGTACCTGCCGGGGATGCGGAAGCAGGGCTGGGGCCGCGTCGTGTTCGTCTCCTCCGAGTCCGCGCTGAACATCCCCACGGAGATGATCCACTACGGCGTCACCAAGACGGCGCAGCTGGCCGTCGCGCGCGGCCTGGCCAAGCGCATGGCGGGCACGGGCGTCACGGTCAACTCCGTGCTGCCGGGGCCCACCCTCTCCGAGGGCGTCCGCGGGATGTTCCGCGAGGAGCACGAGAAGTCCGGCCGCTCCTTCGAGGACCTCGCCGTGGACTTCATCCAGGCGAGCCGGCCCAGCTCCATCCTCCGCCGCCCCTCCAGCGTGGAGGAGGTGGCGAACATGATCGTCTACGTCGCGTCACCCCAGGCCTCCGCCACGACCGGCGCCGCGCTGCGGGTCGACGGCGGCGTGGTGGACTCCATCGCCTGA
- a CDS encoding TadE family protein, protein MQTVDSASRGESGQAAVESALVVPLMVFLILGTLQLTTLHHARLMTEYAAYRAARTGIVNHGDCETMKSAAYMALVPTLGPPRLGGRGRTDTLLNAMEVHDAYTLGRYAQENQRFPGSSLERVRVEVVNPSAGPYSGLFSSYGSHLGGREIDFDDYRDATIVAANLLSVRVTYFYELRIPFANWQLHTFYMGREVLGQLEGVTFLTQRAPGGGSASQYLEAEGARRKQAYFKELAKLANAHTYAIPVIATSTMRMQSNLISGDEGRGPVSCAVDG, encoded by the coding sequence ATGCAAACGGTTGATTCGGCCAGCCGGGGGGAATCGGGCCAGGCCGCGGTGGAGTCCGCGCTGGTGGTGCCGTTGATGGTGTTCCTCATCCTGGGGACGCTCCAGCTCACCACGCTGCACCATGCCAGGTTGATGACCGAGTACGCCGCCTACCGCGCGGCCCGCACGGGCATTGTCAATCATGGGGATTGCGAAACCATGAAGAGCGCCGCGTACATGGCGCTCGTGCCCACGCTGGGGCCGCCCCGGTTGGGGGGGCGGGGGCGGACGGACACGCTCCTCAACGCCATGGAGGTCCATGACGCCTATACGCTCGGGAGATACGCGCAAGAGAACCAGCGTTTCCCCGGCTCGAGCCTGGAGCGGGTGCGCGTGGAGGTGGTGAACCCCAGTGCCGGCCCGTACAGCGGCCTCTTCTCCTCTTATGGCTCGCACCTGGGTGGCAGGGAGATCGACTTCGACGACTATCGCGACGCCACCATCGTGGCGGCGAACCTGCTGTCCGTGCGGGTGACGTACTTCTACGAATTGCGCATCCCGTTCGCGAACTGGCAACTGCATACCTTCTACATGGGCCGTGAGGTGCTGGGGCAATTGGAGGGCGTCACCTTCCTCACCCAGCGGGCCCCTGGAGGCGGGTCCGCGTCCCAGTACCTGGAGGCGGAAGGGGCCAGGCGCAAGCAGGCCTATTTCAAGGAACTCGCCAAATTGGCCAATGCTCACACGTACGCGATCCCGGTGATCGCCACCTCCACCATGCGCATGCAATCCAATCTCATCAGTGGCGATGAGGGCCGAGGGCCCGTGTCCTGCGCGGTGGACGGTTAG
- a CDS encoding acyl carrier protein has protein sequence MAEIRRIAREELEFEGAVEPTHDLLRDLQLDSLGLTVLAVGLENRFRVMLSEEDAQGVRTVEDLARLVAARVEASKPDVGAHP, from the coding sequence ATGGCGGAGATCCGCCGCATCGCCCGGGAGGAGCTGGAGTTCGAGGGCGCGGTGGAGCCCACGCACGACCTGCTCCGCGACCTGCAACTGGACAGCCTGGGGCTGACGGTGCTGGCGGTGGGGTTGGAGAACCGCTTCCGGGTGATGCTGTCGGAGGAGGACGCGCAGGGCGTGCGGACGGTGGAGGACCTGGCGCGGCTGGTGGCGGCGCGGGTCGAGGCCTCGAAGCCGGACGTGGGAGCGCACCCGTGA
- a CDS encoding pilus assembly protein, whose protein sequence is MRSMSRSRRGSATVELALLAPLFVALLLWVNYFWEVQRARLKAAQLARFIAFERVARSDLTGITSDALRRFQDLDSATEDGELARTSRNNEVTLSARMQDADAPLKRLGLADIAAAAGASGSVGGTLAALGSSPEQMARKMGLDTRNGAVQVDVEVRIVNHIIPQAIGLYTTGFNDSRLDLVFRENFYVYHDTWRAWRSGDRPSQSYDRVEQLTRDRVRPILYAGAADSGVVNAISNALQVLQLDSPFDASYIRDSIRLRHVEEPGVPTVTATRMTPGDKLEAAYWLDDTNWCLGSCEPREIQMKRGIIPSSGYGANWPMRAYRCRGPYFQGATETGIPEAEYVKWGERGYFHEANDACTGFQSKEEDE, encoded by the coding sequence ATGCGTTCCATGTCCCGGAGCCGGCGCGGCTCCGCCACGGTGGAGCTGGCGCTGCTGGCCCCCCTCTTCGTGGCGCTGCTCCTGTGGGTGAACTACTTCTGGGAGGTCCAGCGCGCGCGCCTCAAGGCCGCGCAGCTGGCGCGCTTCATCGCCTTCGAGCGCGTCGCGCGCTCGGACCTGACGGGCATCACGAGCGATGCCCTGCGGCGCTTCCAGGACCTGGACAGCGCCACGGAGGATGGCGAGCTGGCGAGAACCTCCCGCAACAACGAGGTGACCCTCTCCGCCAGGATGCAGGACGCGGACGCACCCTTGAAGCGCCTGGGGCTGGCGGACATCGCGGCGGCGGCGGGTGCCTCCGGCTCGGTGGGCGGGACGCTCGCGGCCCTGGGCAGCTCGCCGGAGCAGATGGCGCGGAAGATGGGGCTGGACACCCGCAACGGCGCGGTCCAGGTCGACGTGGAGGTCCGGATCGTGAACCACATCATCCCCCAGGCCATCGGCCTCTACACCACGGGCTTCAACGATTCGCGGCTGGACCTGGTCTTCCGGGAGAACTTCTACGTCTACCACGACACCTGGAGGGCCTGGCGCTCCGGGGACAGGCCGTCCCAGAGCTACGACCGGGTGGAGCAGCTGACGCGCGACCGTGTGCGTCCCATCCTCTACGCGGGCGCCGCCGATTCGGGCGTCGTCAACGCCATCAGCAATGCCTTGCAGGTGCTCCAGCTCGATTCACCGTTCGACGCGAGCTACATCCGCGACTCCATCCGGCTGCGCCACGTGGAGGAGCCCGGCGTTCCCACCGTCACCGCCACCCGGATGACTCCCGGTGACAAGCTGGAGGCGGCGTACTGGCTGGATGACACGAACTGGTGCCTCGGCTCCTGCGAGCCCCGGGAGATCCAGATGAAGCGCGGCATCATCCCGTCCAGCGGCTACGGCGCCAACTGGCCCATGCGGGCCTACCGCTGCCGCGGGCCGTACTTCCAGGGCGCGACCGAAACCGGCATCCCCGAGGCCGAGTACGTGAAGTGGGGAGAGCGCGGCTACTTCCACGAAGCCAACGACGCCTGCACCGGCTTCCAGAGCAAGGAAGAAGACGAATGA
- a CDS encoding type III polyketide synthase: MPSTTRHDPAPSPSLSAVGRALPPHYASQEQLIAALRDLWATKHYNLERLEDLHRNVQVGGRHLALPLEEYPALATFQQRNDAWIRVATELSEQVAREALSRAELTPKDVDHVFFVTVTGIATPSVDARLVNRMGLREDVKRTPIFGLGCVAGAAGLARAADYLRAFPKQTALLIATELCSLTLQREDLSIPNIIASGLFGDGAACVVLRGAEASAAGPQVVGSRSVFYPDTERVMGWDVVDTGFKVVLSAKVPQLVKEHIRGNVDGFLAEHGLNRQDVKHWVAHTGGPKVLEGFESALELAPGALERSWKSLKQVGNLSSASVLFVLGETLEEVDAKPGDWGVVMAMGPGFCAEMVLVRW; the protein is encoded by the coding sequence ATGCCCAGCACGACCCGTCACGACCCCGCGCCATCCCCTTCGTTGAGCGCGGTGGGACGCGCGCTTCCCCCGCACTACGCCAGCCAGGAGCAGCTCATCGCGGCGCTGCGCGACCTGTGGGCGACGAAGCACTACAACCTGGAGCGGCTGGAGGACCTGCACCGCAACGTGCAGGTGGGCGGGCGGCACCTGGCGCTGCCCCTGGAGGAGTATCCGGCGCTCGCGACGTTCCAGCAGCGCAACGACGCGTGGATCCGCGTGGCCACGGAGCTGTCGGAGCAGGTGGCGCGCGAGGCGCTGTCGCGCGCGGAGCTCACGCCGAAGGACGTGGACCACGTCTTCTTCGTCACGGTGACGGGCATCGCCACGCCCAGCGTGGACGCGCGGCTGGTCAACCGGATGGGCCTGCGCGAGGACGTGAAGCGCACGCCCATCTTCGGCCTGGGCTGCGTGGCGGGCGCGGCGGGCCTGGCGCGCGCGGCGGACTACCTGCGCGCGTTCCCGAAGCAGACGGCGCTGCTCATCGCCACGGAGCTGTGCTCGCTCACGCTCCAGCGCGAGGACCTGTCCATCCCCAACATCATCGCCTCCGGCCTCTTCGGTGACGGCGCGGCGTGCGTGGTGCTGCGCGGCGCGGAGGCTTCCGCAGCGGGGCCTCAAGTGGTGGGCTCGCGGTCGGTGTTCTATCCGGACACCGAGCGGGTGATGGGCTGGGACGTGGTGGACACGGGCTTCAAGGTGGTGCTGTCCGCCAAGGTGCCGCAGCTGGTGAAGGAGCACATCCGGGGCAACGTGGATGGCTTCCTCGCGGAGCATGGGCTGAACCGCCAGGACGTGAAGCACTGGGTGGCGCACACCGGTGGCCCCAAGGTGCTGGAGGGCTTCGAGTCCGCGCTGGAGCTGGCGCCCGGCGCGCTGGAGCGCTCGTGGAAGTCGCTCAAGCAGGTGGGCAACCTGTCCAGCGCGTCGGTGCTCTTCGTGCTGGGGGAGACGTTGGAGGAGGTGGACGCGAAGCCGGGCGACTGGGGCGTGGTGATGGCCATGGGCCCGGGCTTCTGCGCGGAGATGGTGCTGGTGCGATGGTGA